Below is a window of Haloterrigena alkaliphila DNA.
TCGAGCCGATGCGGGCGTTCCTCTGCGAGACGCTCGAGGACCACGGCGACGATCCCCGCGTCGCCGACGGCGGGAACGTGCTGGCGACGCGCGGGCCGAGCGACGCCGAGACGCACCTCGTTTTGAATACGCACATCGATACCGTCTCGCCGCACGTCCCGTTCGAGCGCGATGAAACGGCCCCCGAGGCCGGCGAAGGCGCGGTGATTCGCGGCCGAGGCTCCTGTGACGCGAAGGGACCGCTGGCCGCGCTGCTCGCAGCGTTCTTCGCAGTAGACCCTGCAGAGGGGCGCGTTACGCTGGCGATCACGCCCGACGAGGAGGTGCTCTCGACGGGCGCCTACGAACTGGTGTCGAGTGAGGAGTCGCCCACTCGAGACGCCGACGCCGTAATCGTCGGCGAACCCACGAACCTCGACGTCTGTACGGCCGCGAAGGGGCGCTTTCAGGGGACCGTCCACCTGACCGGTGCGAACGCCCACGCGGCGGAACCCCAGACGGGGATCAACGCGGTCGCAGCGCTCGAGTCCGTCCTCGAAGCGATTCGCACGTTCGACGAGCGGGCGGACGCGCCGCCGACGCACCCGCAACTCGGCGGCGCAACACTCACCCCGACTGTCGTCGAGGGCGGCGACGCGACCAATCAGGTGCCGGCCGACTGCGCGCTGACGGTCGACCGCCGGAGCGTCCCGCCCGAGACGGCCGAGGAGTTCCACGACGCGCTGATTGACCAGCTCCGCACTGGGGTCCCCGACGACGTCGGCGTCGAATTCCGCTTTACCGACCGGCCGACGCCGTTCCTCGAGGCCTGGGAGACCGACCCCGACGAACGGATCGTCGAGGTTCTCGCAAACGCTTCCGGCGGCGACGTCCGCCCCTTCACCGCCGCGACGGAGGCCTCGTACTTCGCCGCGGAGGCACCGACCGTCGTCTTCGGTCCCGGCGTCCTCGCGGACGACGAGGGCGCGGTCGCCCACGCCCCGCGGGAGTACGTCCGGGTCGACGCCGTCCGGGCGGCGGCGCGGGCGCTCGAGGAGACGGTTCGAACGCTCGTCGGCTAGGCCGTTTCGGTCTCGACCAGAGCGTCGGTGAGCCGATCACCATCTCGTCCAGATGTAGAACAGCGCGAGCAGACCGCCGACCACGATGACGACCAGCGCGATCGTGGCGATCTCCGGGAAGAGGGAGAGCCCCGGGAAGAGAGCGGGTTCGGCAACGAGGGATTCCATCATCGCGTTTGACAGACGCTCCGTTGGACACGTCGTCCCAAAACGGTGTTGGTCCGCACCCGGGCCGCGTGCGAGCGATCCGCACCCGATCGCACGTTTTTTATCGGTACTGGCGTACCTACCTGTCACGCACGTGTTTCCTCCGCCCGCCGACGCTGCGGTGACGATCGGACTCCGGACGCTCGCCGCGGCCGTCTCGAGCGCCGCCACGCCCCTCGCGAGCGTCGCCGACGGCAGTTTCCGGCCGCTGTGGGTCGCCGTCGGCGCGCTGCTCGTCACGGTCGGGGTCGGTGCCGTCCTGATCGCTGGCTTCCCGACGGCCACGCGCCGAGTCAGCGGCGACGCGGTCGAGCGACCGGATCTCTCCTTCGCGGCCGGATTCGTCGTCCTCTTCGGCCTGCTCGTCGCGGTCGCGCTGCCGATGACCGGCGCCACGTACCTCGGGATTTCGGCGCTCGACCCGCTCGCCGGGATCGTCTCCCTGCCGGGACTGCTCGGCTGGGCGGCCCTGCTCCTCGTCGGCGGGACGCTCGGCG
It encodes the following:
- a CDS encoding M20 family metallopeptidase, which produces MSGDDGATSGDATNAGDLNRGREAAFDPLDFLETAVQHPSHEDVEPMRAFLCETLEDHGDDPRVADGGNVLATRGPSDAETHLVLNTHIDTVSPHVPFERDETAPEAGEGAVIRGRGSCDAKGPLAALLAAFFAVDPAEGRVTLAITPDEEVLSTGAYELVSSEESPTRDADAVIVGEPTNLDVCTAAKGRFQGTVHLTGANAHAAEPQTGINAVAALESVLEAIRTFDERADAPPTHPQLGGATLTPTVVEGGDATNQVPADCALTVDRRSVPPETAEEFHDALIDQLRTGVPDDVGVEFRFTDRPTPFLEAWETDPDERIVEVLANASGGDVRPFTAATEASYFAAEAPTVVFGPGVLADDEGAVAHAPREYVRVDAVRAAARALEETVRTLVG